In one Janibacter cremeus genomic region, the following are encoded:
- a CDS encoding alpha/beta fold hydrolase, producing MTIKHTLVGDGPTKVITVHGWFGGEDGWGLLPDLVDTEAYSVAFFDLRGYGSRAAVESSYTLDEVADDVFALADELGWQRFALVGHSMGGAMALRAFSRDPERVTAVVGISPVPASGVPLDADSQALFDGAAQDHANRYAIIDFTTGNRQPRSWIQSMVAYSAKHSRPEAVAGYLKAWTGADFVADLPAVSVPVHAVVGEHDPALGEETMRATWLEQLPGCELTVIPNAGHYAMFETPVSLVAAIESTLSSVG from the coding sequence ATGACGATCAAGCACACGCTCGTGGGTGACGGCCCGACCAAGGTGATCACGGTGCACGGCTGGTTCGGCGGGGAGGACGGCTGGGGACTGCTGCCGGACCTCGTGGACACCGAGGCGTACAGCGTCGCCTTCTTCGACCTGCGTGGCTACGGGTCGCGTGCCGCCGTCGAGAGTAGCTACACCCTGGACGAGGTCGCCGACGACGTCTTCGCCCTCGCCGACGAGCTCGGCTGGCAGCGGTTCGCGCTGGTCGGTCACTCGATGGGCGGGGCCATGGCGCTGCGGGCCTTCAGCCGTGACCCGGAGCGCGTCACGGCCGTCGTGGGCATCAGTCCCGTCCCGGCCTCCGGCGTCCCGCTCGATGCCGACTCGCAGGCCCTCTTCGACGGCGCGGCGCAGGACCACGCCAACCGCTACGCGATCATCGACTTCACGACCGGCAACCGTCAGCCCAGGAGCTGGATCCAGAGCATGGTCGCCTACTCCGCGAAGCACTCCCGGCCGGAGGCAGTGGCCGGGTACCTGAAGGCGTGGACGGGCGCCGACTTCGTCGCCGACCTGCCCGCGGTCAGCGTGCCGGTCCACGCCGTCGTCGGCGAGCACGACCCCGCCCTCGGCGAGGAGACGATGCGGGCGACCTGGCTGGAGCAGCTGCCCGGCTGCGAACTGACGGTCATCCCCAACGCCGGCCACTACGCGATGTTCGAGACACCCGTCTCGCTGGTCGCGGCGATCGAGTCGACCCTGTCCTCGGTCGGCTGA
- a CDS encoding MBL fold metallo-hydrolase, whose translation MSHDDHGPECLCDHLPHKPVRSERDEAIDEARTGSGLSRRSIMAGIGAASGLALTPQLAAAHGRGKPPSAGPPQGMELVLLGTLAGPPVDIHHVGTSSALVVDGRTYVVDCGRSSVTQFATAGLRFDSLAGIFLTHLHADHFADYYNFFMLGGHIKNQNGDHITGPVPIHGPGPAGGLPPKFGGGSVPTVNPDNPTPGTAQMTEALHNAYAYSMNVFLRDMNVADIRTLMDVHEIDLPAGTGATFENTSPRMRPFRIFKDDKVEVTATLVPHGPVFPAFAYRFDTEYGSVTFSGDTRRSDNLIEMAQGTDLFVHEAIGVEGAGIGEASLDHMLQSHVLIEKVGEIAEAAEAKHLVVSHYSDLGAEKVDVRKWRRLAQRGYGGRATIGEDHDRFSVPPRGRGRR comes from the coding sequence ATGTCCCACGACGACCACGGACCCGAGTGCCTGTGCGACCACCTCCCCCACAAGCCGGTACGGAGTGAGCGCGACGAAGCCATCGACGAGGCGCGCACCGGCAGCGGGCTCTCCCGCCGCTCGATCATGGCTGGGATCGGCGCAGCCTCCGGGCTCGCGCTGACCCCGCAGCTCGCCGCCGCCCACGGACGCGGCAAACCCCCGAGCGCCGGCCCGCCGCAGGGCATGGAGCTGGTCCTGCTGGGCACCCTCGCCGGTCCACCCGTCGACATCCACCACGTCGGCACGTCCAGCGCGCTCGTCGTGGACGGCCGCACGTACGTCGTGGACTGCGGCCGCTCGTCGGTGACCCAGTTCGCCACTGCCGGACTGCGATTCGACTCGCTCGCCGGCATCTTCCTGACCCACCTGCACGCGGACCACTTCGCCGACTACTACAACTTCTTCATGCTGGGCGGCCACATCAAGAACCAGAACGGTGACCACATCACCGGTCCCGTCCCGATCCACGGTCCCGGCCCGGCCGGTGGTCTGCCGCCGAAGTTCGGCGGTGGCTCGGTCCCGACGGTCAACCCGGACAACCCGACGCCCGGCACGGCCCAGATGACCGAGGCGCTGCACAACGCCTACGCGTACAGCATGAACGTCTTCCTGCGGGACATGAACGTCGCCGACATCCGCACCCTCATGGACGTGCACGAGATCGACCTCCCGGCCGGGACCGGTGCCACCTTCGAGAACACGTCGCCGCGGATGCGCCCCTTCCGCATCTTCAAGGACGACAAGGTCGAGGTCACCGCCACGCTCGTGCCGCACGGACCGGTCTTCCCGGCGTTCGCCTACCGCTTCGACACCGAGTACGGGTCGGTGACCTTCTCCGGGGACACGCGCCGGTCGGACAACCTCATCGAGATGGCCCAGGGCACGGACCTCTTCGTCCACGAGGCGATCGGAGTCGAGGGCGCCGGCATCGGCGAGGCCTCCCTCGACCACATGCTGCAGTCACACGTGCTCATCGAGAAGGTCGGTGAGATCGCCGAGGCCGCAGAGGCCAAGCATCTCGTCGTCTCGCACTACTCCGACCTCGGCGCGGAGAAGGTCGATGTGCGCAAGTGGCGGCGCCTGGCCCAGCGCGGCTACGGCGGTCGCGCCACGATCGGCGAGGACCACGACCGGTTCTCGGTGCCGCCGCGCGGCCGCGGTCGTCGCTGA